The genomic interval TTAAAGAGCTTCACTACAACGCTCTGCATGCTTCCCACCGAAATCTCGATCGCTGTCAAATCCAATGTCGACCCCAGTTGTAACAAAAGTAAGAAAAAATATGGATTTACAATTGGCTCTTGTGTTTTGTTAACCAAAAGGAGGGGGAGTCTGAGGAATAAATTGTTAAAAAGAGACTATCAAACCCTTGGAGTTTTTACTGAAAGTTGCAAGTTCGCGATATTGCGAACAACTCAATGTTTAAAAGGAATTCGAGTGGTTTCAAAGAAAAAAATCCTGACTTGTAAGTCAGGATTTTCATTAATTTTTATTCGTTATCATCTTCTTCGTCATCCCATTCGTCCTCATCGTCGTAGTCTTCCTCAGAATCATCATCGCTATTTACTAGGTATTTACGATAATCTTCTTCTTCGTCTTCTTCTCCGTTTCTTCCGAATAAATCCAATTCTTCATCCGATAAATCATCGTCGTTCAAAAATTGGTTGTCTTTACCACTTTTACGGTAAGCTTCCATTTTTGGTTTCTTAGGGGCATCTTTTCCTCCTCCGCGCGGAACATCTTTTTCCTTTTTACGCTCAACCTTGGAAGGAGAAATGTCATCAGGACTAGTGAAAACTGGTTTACTTGGTCGTCCTTCATCTGGTTTTGAATCCGATCCAGGACCACGATCTTCTCTTGGTCGAAAAGCAGGTCTATCACCAGAGCGATTGTTATCACCTGATGGTTTTCCTCCCGAAGCACGGTCGTCAGCTTTCTTTACAGCGATATTTCTACCGTTTACAGAAGAGTCGTCTAATGCCTCGATTGCTTTATCAGCCTCAGATTCATCTGCCATTTCAACAAAAGCAAACCCTCGAGGCTTGCCAGTTTCACGGTCTTTTGCAATGGTAACGCGGTTCACTTTACCATAATCTTCAAAAAGGGATTTCAACTGTTCCTCTGTTGTGTTGAAATCTAGTTTTGCAACAAAAATACTTGTCATTGGTATTTAAATATTCACTTTTTATGCCCTGAAATGGACAATTGTTTCGAACGAAGATATATAAATTTTCAAATCCACAAAAGTTTGAATGATAATTCTATCAAATCAATTAGTGAATGGGTGTAAAAACGGTTTTATCTACATCGTTTTTAAACTCCTAGTTACTTATTTTTCAGTAAGTCCCGAATTTCCATCAAAAGCTTTTCTTCATTGGAAGGTTCAGCTGGAGCAGCAGGTGTTTCTTCTTCTTTTTTCTTGCGTAAAGACATTGCTCGGTTCATCAATTTAACAATCATGAAGATACAAAATGCTACCACAAAAAAGTTAATAACAGCTGCTAGGAATTTTCCGTATAAAACGCCATTCCAACTAACTTCTGCCAAATTTGCAACACCAGCTTTCTCAATAACTGGTTGTAAAATTAATGGTGTAATAATATCAGCAACTAAAGATGTTACAATTGCACCGAATGCTGCACCAATAATAACTGCAACGGCTAGGTCCACAACATTTCCACGAGAGATAAAGTCTTTAAATTCTTTTAACATAGTTCTTAGTTTGAAGTATATTCAAATATACTATTTATCTATTTCTGAGCAAGAAAATAATGGACTAATTGTATTATGATTGAAACGGAATGCGTTGCTGAATTGATCGCGACAAGGTAATTTCATCCGCGTATTGAATTTCTGAACCTACTGCAATTCCGCGAGAAAGGGTCGTGATTTGAACGTTTGTTGCATGAATTTTTTTGTACAAGAAGAAGTTTGTGGTATCGCCTTCCATGGTTGGACTAAGTGCTAAGATGATTTCATCCACAGAACCTTGCGAACATTTATCTACCAATGGTTGAATAAATAAATCATTCGGACCAATTCCATCCATCGGTGAAATAATGCCTCCTAAGACATGATAAATCCCCAAGTAAGTTCCAGTGCTTTCAATCGCCATTACATCACGAATATCCTCTACAACACAAATTAAGCGATGATTTCGCTTCTCATTAGCACAGATAGAGCAAATAGCGGTATCGGAAATGTTTCCGCAAGAAGAACAACTTTGTACATGAGTCTTTAATTGTTGTAAAACATCCCCAAAGCGCTCCAATTCTTCCGGATTCCTTTTTAATAAATTCAAAACCAAGCGCAATGCAGTACGTTTTCCAATTCCTGGTAATGAGCTGAATTGTTCAACTGCTTCTTCTACATATTTTGAAGGAATATTCATCGCCTCAAATGTACGTATTTTGACTTGCTTTGAAGACTGGAAAAATCCAATCTAATTGAAAGTTTTAGACATCAAACATGAAATGAATTTGTGTTTTCCTGCATGAAACAGTACTTTTGCACCGTGGAAAAAATACAATTTGAATTTTTAGGATTACATCTGCAAGAACCAATGGCATTGCTTTTTAATTGGATAATTGCTGGTTTTTGCTTTTTTGCCTTCTCTAAATTGGGGAAATTTAAAAATGAAGCTAATTTTTACTGGAGAGCTTTTTACCTATTCTTCGGAATATCTACCGTTTTTGGTGGATTGGGGCATCTATTTTTCAACTATACAGGCTTTTTCGGAAAGTATCCGTGTTGGATTTTGGGATGTGTTGCTAATTCCTTTTCAGCAACGGGAATGCTTAAAATTAAAGGAGTATCCAATCCGAAAAAATATGCATTTCCAATTATTTGGATCAAGAGTATCGGACTTTGCGTAGCTGCAATACTGAC from Fluviicola taffensis DSM 16823 carries:
- the mscL gene encoding large conductance mechanosensitive channel protein MscL, which produces MLKEFKDFISRGNVVDLAVAVIIGAAFGAIVTSLVADIITPLILQPVIEKAGVANLAEVSWNGVLYGKFLAAVINFFVVAFCIFMIVKLMNRAMSLRKKKEEETPAAPAEPSNEEKLLMEIRDLLKNK
- a CDS encoding DUF6962 family protein; this translates as MEKIQFEFLGLHLQEPMALLFNWIIAGFCFFAFSKLGKFKNEANFYWRAFYLFFGISTVFGGLGHLFFNYTGFFGKYPCWILGCVANSFSATGMLKIKGVSNPKKYAFPIIWIKSIGLCVAAILTQKFIFVAIDAILTYIIYTGVYAFILMKRSEQAKFLKNMIIGVIILTPSAFIFIFKLDVHKWLNKDDLSHILMFCTIYYFYRGLKEWGQKEAQLNHV
- a CDS encoding RNA recognition motif domain-containing protein, which encodes MTSIFVAKLDFNTTEEQLKSLFEDYGKVNRVTIAKDRETGKPRGFAFVEMADESEADKAIEALDDSSVNGRNIAVKKADDRASGGKPSGDNNRSGDRPAFRPREDRGPGSDSKPDEGRPSKPVFTSPDDISPSKVERKKEKDVPRGGGKDAPKKPKMEAYRKSGKDNQFLNDDDLSDEELDLFGRNGEEDEEEDYRKYLVNSDDDSEEDYDDEDEWDDEEDDNE
- the recR gene encoding recombination mediator RecR; translated protein: MNIPSKYVEEAVEQFSSLPGIGKRTALRLVLNLLKRNPEELERFGDVLQQLKTHVQSCSSCGNISDTAICSICANEKRNHRLICVVEDIRDVMAIESTGTYLGIYHVLGGIISPMDGIGPNDLFIQPLVDKCSQGSVDEIILALSPTMEGDTTNFFLYKKIHATNVQITTLSRGIAVGSEIQYADEITLSRSIQQRIPFQS